One window of the Rhipicephalus sanguineus isolate Rsan-2018 chromosome 4, BIME_Rsan_1.4, whole genome shotgun sequence genome contains the following:
- the LOC119389039 gene encoding uncharacterized protein LOC119389039 — translation MQPSNPLTFAMQVSKSYVLFAKRSSNYFLVQFPSPHCCIAIAVECAHIIRSLLILSGDVETNPGPNGNAAILTELQKLSTGQAHLIAEVQSLKSQLSTTDKTITDLNKRMGDLETHYQTLLPLRNDIEKTQTDVISMTIKIQELEASLDDAENRSRRNNVIFYGVPDPTRNETWAESEKAIVDICKNNIGITVLPNDIKRAHRLGIHSVNRNRPIIVKFLSHKTRDALLSNSRKLKNTNYSIGEDFSRPVQHARKQVLAFAKARSEKYSLRFKTLHIGSKRYIFDASSHTVKEIA, via the coding sequence ATGCAGCCATCTAATCCGCTTACCTTTGCAATGCAGGTCAGTAAATCTTATGTCCTCTTCGCTAAAAGGTCAAGTAATTACTTTCTGGTGCAGTTCCCGAGCCCCCACTGCTGTATTGCTATTGCTGTTGAGTGTGCTCATATAATTCGCTCGTTACTGATCTTATCGGGTGACGTCGAAACTAATCCTGGTCCTAACGGAAACGCTGCTATTCTTACTGAGCTACAAAAGCTAAGCACTGGCCAGGCCCATTTGATTGCCGAAGTTCAGAGTTTGAAATCTCAACTAAGCACAACGGATAAAACAATAACAGACTTAAACAAACGAATGGGCGATCTTGAAACGCATTACCAAACTCTTCTTCCCCTTAGAAACGATATCGAAAAAACACAGACTGACGTAATCAGCATGACTATAAAAATCCAGGAGCTAGAAGCTTCTCTGGACGATGCTGAAAACAGGTCGCGCCGGAATAACGTTATATTCTACGGCGTCCCTGACCCCACTAGGAATGAAACGTGGGCTGAATCTGAAAAAGCGATAGTTGATATCTGCAAGAATAACATTGGAATAACAGTGCTGCCTAACGACATCAAACGCGCACATCGTCTAGGTATTCACTCAGTCAACCGAAATCGTCCCATAATCGTGAAATTCTTATCACACAAAACCAGAGATGCACTTTTATCAAATAGCAGGAAACTGAAGAACACTAACTACAGCATCGGGGAGGACTTCTCCCGCCCCGTTCAACATGCGCGCAAGCAGGTACTTGCATTTGCAAAAGCACGTTCGGAGAAGTACTCCTTGCGGTTCAAAACGCTGCACATCGGGTCGAAGCGCTACATATTTGACGCATCATCACACACCGTTAAGGAAATAGCATAG
- the LOC119391663 gene encoding uncharacterized protein LOC119391663: MAVNAIGALCTWLCVGCAQEVWYLYTGRFVNGFFAGMLSLVVPAQIAELADARNRGVQGARHFIGMLIGSIYVSLLGRYVIWSNLAFACLLPAAVLLPLSWFLAESPRWLLQIGQRDSAMAMQRTLRKDPIEANAEFKLMERAFSRTPTPSLHYWLATHIMFSQQFCGANMAATCASVVIATAGVYADKEDADLAIFITQVAVAIAALPLVDTVGRLRLLVVSASVCVASMLLLGSVYPNMPLDAANETIASTMSTAGNATEIDVGASGVTGSRLGLCLLALFFFGYALGIGPITWIQAVELTPLRGHGVEFGSVCTFHWACAFCSVTFFERVRLSFSFGELAWFYGTLTLANGLVLYYFMPETKHLPLESILLDECPIEASRFELGWHALVQQPQEEPQQKLFVPSSAII, encoded by the exons ATGGCAGTCAACGCCATTGGTGCCCTCTGCACCTGGCTGTGTGTCGGCTGCGCGCAGGAGGTGTGGTATCTCTACACAGGCCGCTTCGTCAACGGTTTCTTCGCCGGCATGCTATCCCTTGTGGTGCCAGCACAGATCGCGGAGCTAGCCGACGCAAGGAATCGAGGCGTACAG GGTGCGCGCCACTTCATCGGCATGCTCATCGGCTCGATATACGTGAGCTTACTGGGACGCTACGTCATCTGGTCGAACTTGGCATTCGCGTGCCTCTTACCTGCGGCGGTACTGTTGCCTCTGTCCTGGTTTCTTGCGGAATCACCACGCTGGCTTCTGCAG ATTGGCCAACGTGACAGCGCCATGGCAATGCAGCGAACCCTGCGCAAGGATCCAATCGAGGCGAACGCGGAGTTCAAGCTgatggagagggcattctcgagAACTCCCACGCCATCGCTGCACTACTGGCTGGCGACGCACATCATGTTCTCGCAGCAGTTTTGCGGAGCCAACATGGCGGCAACGTGCGCAAGCGTTGTCATAGCTACCGCGGGCGTCTACGCTGACAAAGAAGACGCCGATCTGGCCATATTTATCACTCAG GTGGCCGTTGCCATCGCTGCCCTTCCTCTGGTGGACACCGTGGGTCGTCTGCGGCTGCTGGTGGTCTCTGCGAGTGTATGCGTCGCAAGCATGTTACTGTTGGGTAGCGTGTATCCGAATATGCCACTCGACGCTGCCAACGAGACTATTGCCAGCACTATGTCCACCGCAGGGAACGCCACCGAAATCGATGTGGGCGCATCCGGCGTTACAGGTAGCCGGCTCGGACTTTGCTTGCTGGCCCTCTTTTTCTTCGGATACGCACTTGGTATTGGACCCATCACCTGGATACAG GCTGTAGAGCTAACGCCCCTTCGCGGCCACGGCGTCGAGTTCGGCAGTGTGTGCACGTTTCACTGGGCGTGCGCGTTCTGCAGCGTCACCTTCTTCGAGCGCGTGCGCTTAAGCTTCAGCTTCGGTGAACTCGCCTGGTTCTACGGCACCCTAACCCTCGCCAACGGACTGGTGCTCTACTATTTCATGCCAGAGACCAAGCACCTCCCCCTGGAGAGTATCCTGCTGGACGAGTGTCCCATCGAG GCTTCCAGATTTGAGTTGGGTTGGCATGCCCTGGTACAGCAGCCACAGGAGGAACCACAGCAGAAGCTCTTTGTCCCAAGCAGCGCAATTATTTGA